A single genomic interval of Brevibacillus brevis harbors:
- a CDS encoding glutaminase has protein sequence MGGQALIQQVLLVDELQQWVEQYRSKASEGKCASYIPALYRTDPNQLGICIIEPTGKMHTAGDWEVPFTMQSISKVISFIAACCYHGIPYVLDRVDVEPTGDAFNSIIRLEMNKPGKPFNPMINAGAITTSSLLPGQTPDHKLRYLYAFFSKITGVTPMVNEEVFLSEWENSHRNRALAHYLKDTGYLACEVEDALEVYLTQCSIEVTTEQIALIGLLLALDGYHPMRNEQVLPKDVVRLAKALMLTCGMYDASGKFAANVGLPAKSGVSGGIMTLVPPNRKPRSPFQDGCGIGIFGPSIDGCGNSVAGVSLLKHMAQEWDVTIF, from the coding sequence TTGGGGGGACAGGCGTTGATTCAACAGGTTTTACTCGTGGATGAATTACAGCAATGGGTGGAACAATATCGTTCCAAGGCATCTGAAGGAAAATGTGCCAGTTATATCCCTGCTTTGTACAGAACAGATCCGAATCAGTTAGGAATTTGTATCATCGAGCCTACAGGAAAAATGCACACAGCGGGTGACTGGGAAGTTCCTTTCACGATGCAAAGTATTTCCAAAGTAATCAGTTTTATTGCTGCTTGCTGCTACCATGGTATCCCTTACGTGTTGGATCGGGTAGATGTAGAACCGACTGGAGATGCATTCAATTCCATTATCCGTCTGGAAATGAACAAGCCAGGTAAGCCTTTTAATCCGATGATCAATGCGGGAGCGATAACGACATCTTCACTCCTCCCTGGTCAGACACCGGATCATAAGCTGCGCTACTTGTATGCATTTTTCAGTAAAATTACAGGCGTTACACCAATGGTGAACGAGGAAGTGTTTCTTTCCGAATGGGAAAACTCTCACAGAAACCGGGCACTCGCCCACTATTTAAAGGATACCGGCTATTTGGCGTGCGAAGTGGAAGACGCTTTGGAGGTCTATCTCACCCAATGCTCGATTGAAGTAACCACCGAGCAAATTGCTTTGATCGGTCTCCTTTTGGCACTCGATGGCTACCATCCGATGCGCAACGAACAAGTTCTCCCGAAAGATGTCGTCCGTCTAGCCAAAGCACTGATGCTCACCTGTGGCATGTACGATGCATCGGGCAAATTCGCCGCGAATGTTGGCTTGCCCGCAAAAAGTGGCGTCTCAGGCGGAATCATGACACTGGTTCCTCCTAACCGCAAACCACGTTCACCGTTTCAAGATGGTTGTGGAATCGGTATTTTTGGACCTTCCATTGACGGTTGTGGAAACAGTGTAGCGGGCGTTTCTTTGTTAAAACATATGGCTCAGGAATGGGATGTAACGATTTTTTAG
- a CDS encoding alanine/glycine:cation symporter family protein has protein sequence MQQFLLDVTATINDFLWSYIIIIMLIALGLFFTFRGKFLQVRMLPEMLRSIKEGRAKDDGGISPFQAFAISMAARVGTGNITGIAIAIALGGPGAVFWMWVIAIIGSASSFVESTLAQIYKIKDKNGFRGGPAYYMEKGLNKRWMGALFAVLITLSFGLVFNAVQSNTITIAFENSFGTDRLVLGIIMTIVFAAIIFGGVKRIAKMSEYIVIVLAVLYIGMALFIVILNISKMPEVLSLIVKNAFGFEQIAGGSLGAALMHGIKRGLFSNEAGMGSAPNAAATATTSHPVKQGLIQAFGVLFDTLVICTSTAFIILLSGAYTQQGLSGIELSQAALSIHIGSWASGFLAIMVFLFAFSTLIGNYYYGETNIEFLKTSKAWLLLYRLSVLAMVLFGSVAKVQLVWDLADLFMGFMVIVNLIAIAMLSKVAYAALHDYLEQKKAGKDPVFYKDSIEGVDNIEAWDAAPSSNK, from the coding sequence ATGCAACAATTCTTACTCGATGTAACAGCTACTATTAACGATTTTTTGTGGTCCTATATTATCATTATCATGCTAATCGCGTTAGGCTTGTTTTTTACCTTCCGTGGCAAATTTTTGCAAGTACGCATGTTGCCAGAAATGCTCCGTTCCATTAAAGAAGGGAGAGCGAAAGACGATGGCGGCATCTCCCCTTTCCAGGCTTTCGCTATTAGTATGGCCGCGCGTGTCGGTACAGGGAACATTACGGGTATTGCTATTGCGATCGCATTAGGTGGTCCTGGTGCGGTATTTTGGATGTGGGTCATTGCGATTATTGGTTCTGCATCCAGCTTTGTTGAGAGTACGCTCGCTCAGATTTATAAAATCAAGGATAAGAACGGTTTTCGTGGCGGTCCGGCTTATTACATGGAAAAAGGGTTGAACAAACGTTGGATGGGCGCCCTGTTTGCTGTCCTTATCACCCTTTCGTTTGGTCTCGTATTTAACGCCGTGCAATCCAACACCATCACGATTGCCTTTGAAAATTCTTTTGGGACAGATCGACTGGTACTCGGTATCATCATGACGATCGTATTTGCGGCAATCATCTTCGGCGGTGTGAAGCGCATTGCGAAAATGTCTGAGTACATCGTCATTGTATTGGCTGTATTGTACATCGGGATGGCGCTCTTTATTGTGATCCTGAACATCTCGAAAATGCCGGAAGTCCTTTCTCTGATTGTGAAAAACGCATTCGGCTTCGAGCAAATCGCCGGCGGTTCTCTCGGTGCAGCGCTCATGCACGGCATCAAGCGTGGTTTGTTCTCTAACGAAGCTGGTATGGGTAGTGCGCCGAATGCTGCGGCTACAGCAACAACAAGCCATCCAGTGAAGCAAGGTTTGATTCAAGCATTCGGTGTTCTATTCGATACCCTCGTGATCTGTACAAGCACAGCTTTTATCATTTTGCTGTCCGGCGCATACACACAACAAGGACTGAGTGGCATTGAGCTGTCACAAGCAGCACTGAGCATTCATATCGGTTCTTGGGCTTCTGGCTTCCTTGCCATTATGGTATTCCTGTTCGCCTTCAGTACATTGATTGGTAACTACTACTACGGCGAGACCAACATCGAGTTTTTGAAGACAAGCAAAGCATGGCTATTGCTGTATCGTTTGAGTGTACTCGCTATGGTGTTGTTCGGATCAGTGGCAAAGGTACAGCTTGTGTGGGATTTGGCCGATTTGTTCATGGGCTTCATGGTCATTGTCAACCTGATTGCAATCGCCATGTTATCAAAAGTCGCCTATGCTGCTCTACATGATTATTTGGAACAGAAAAAAGCAGGAAAAGATCCTGTGTTCTACAAGGACAGTATTGAAGGCGTGGATAATATCGAAGCCTGGGATGCTGCTCCATCGTCCAACAAATAG
- a CDS encoding sensor histidine kinase, with protein MLITVPLAGELKFYPVNETFRISFGAPTFFFFLLLFQRIPSVLAGFLTGITVVCFRIVIDLIAGNQSVWEASLQAHYSSFFFYFAYSVLFYLTGVRHFHNRTILVGLMGMVIEVLADLIEVLSQHVLLDTVLTWGAVQEMLVIALSHSFIVISFLNMMKLYEAQSREQQTRKQNERMLMLISTLYEESIHLKKTLQNAESISMKSFELYQGLQELHKEQVPTNVERFAKQALIVAGEVHEIKKDNQRIFAGLHKLISDESITDYMDIHQLVDIIKRSNMKYATLLEKDIQITASITGTHPLYHVFMMLSLINNLVANAVEAIQQTGAISIEIERIGDLVEIRINDDGPGVPPRRKALLFKPGFTTKYDQTGNPSTGIGLSYVQQLVEQWQGEISLQDGVDGKGTTFLMRLPIDPITKKE; from the coding sequence ATGCTTATTACGGTTCCGTTGGCAGGGGAGTTGAAATTTTATCCCGTCAATGAGACATTTCGAATTAGCTTTGGAGCTCCTACCTTTTTCTTCTTTTTATTACTGTTTCAAAGAATTCCATCTGTTCTCGCTGGTTTTTTGACGGGGATTACGGTCGTATGCTTTCGGATTGTGATTGACCTTATCGCCGGGAATCAATCAGTATGGGAGGCTTCTCTCCAAGCGCACTATTCTAGCTTTTTCTTTTATTTTGCTTATTCTGTTCTGTTTTATTTAACCGGAGTACGCCATTTTCACAACAGGACGATTTTGGTTGGATTGATGGGAATGGTCATCGAGGTATTGGCCGACCTGATTGAGGTTCTCTCGCAACATGTACTGTTAGATACCGTCCTCACATGGGGAGCGGTGCAAGAGATGCTCGTTATCGCTCTGTCCCACAGCTTTATCGTCATTAGTTTTCTCAACATGATGAAGCTGTACGAAGCACAGTCCCGAGAGCAGCAGACAAGAAAACAGAACGAGCGTATGCTGATGCTGATTTCCACCTTGTATGAGGAATCGATTCATCTGAAAAAAACACTGCAAAATGCCGAGAGTATTAGTATGAAGTCTTTTGAGCTATACCAAGGCTTGCAGGAGCTTCATAAGGAACAGGTGCCCACGAATGTAGAGAGATTTGCCAAGCAAGCATTGATTGTCGCAGGCGAGGTTCACGAGATTAAAAAGGACAACCAACGCATTTTTGCAGGGCTTCACAAGCTGATATCCGATGAAAGCATCACGGATTACATGGACATCCATCAGCTCGTGGACATTATCAAACGAAGCAATATGAAGTATGCAACTTTGTTGGAGAAGGACATACAAATCACAGCTTCTATTACGGGGACACATCCGCTCTATCACGTTTTCATGATGCTTTCCCTGATTAATAATTTGGTGGCAAATGCAGTGGAGGCCATCCAGCAAACAGGAGCGATTTCCATTGAAATTGAACGGATAGGTGATCTTGTGGAAATCAGAATCAACGATGACGGACCGGGAGTACCTCCACGGAGAAAGGCTTTGCTGTTCAAGCCTGGCTTTACTACGAAATACGATCAAACCGGCAACCCCTCTACAGGGATCGGACTGTCTTATGTACAACAATTGGTGGAACAATGGCAAGGGGAAATCTCCTTACAGGATGGAGTAGATGGGAAGGGGACAACATTTCTCATGCGGTTACCAATTGATCCGATAACGAAGAAAGAGTGA